From Candidatus Binatia bacterium, one genomic window encodes:
- a CDS encoding phosphoribosylanthranilate isomerase, translating into MSVRVKICGVTRPADAEAAVSLGADMVGLNFYEKSKRYLERSAAVEVARAIPDPVWRVGVFVNASRDEIEELRVAVGLTAIQLHGDEPPEMAENWPCPVIRTVWLRGPTDVDRVLETPATDFLLCEGPAGGGYGGSGETFDWSWGEGLPAERLFVAGGLEPTNVAGAIRALRPFAVDAASGVESSPGIKDITKMRELIHNAKAA; encoded by the coding sequence GTGAGCGTGCGCGTGAAGATCTGCGGCGTCACGCGACCCGCAGATGCCGAGGCAGCGGTCTCGCTTGGCGCCGACATGGTCGGGCTGAACTTCTACGAGAAGAGCAAGAGATACCTGGAGCGAAGTGCAGCGGTGGAAGTCGCGCGCGCGATACCCGATCCGGTCTGGCGTGTTGGGGTGTTCGTGAACGCCTCTCGGGACGAGATCGAAGAGTTGCGCGTCGCGGTCGGGTTGACGGCGATTCAGTTGCACGGTGACGAGCCGCCCGAGATGGCGGAGAACTGGCCGTGCCCGGTCATCCGCACCGTTTGGCTGCGCGGTCCGACCGATGTCGATCGAGTTCTCGAGACACCGGCCACCGATTTCCTTCTCTGCGAAGGGCCGGCGGGTGGTGGTTACGGTGGCTCGGGCGAAACCTTCGACTGGAGCTGGGGGGAGGGCCTGCCGGCAGAGCGATTGTTCGTCGCGGGAGGCCTCGAGCCGACCAATGTAGCCGGAGCGATCCGGGCGCTACGGCCGTTCGCCGTCGATGCAGCGAGCGGCGTCGAGTCGTCGCCTGGAATCAAGGACATCACGAAAATGCGGGAGCTGATTCACAATGCCAAAGCTGCCTGA
- the rplQ gene encoding 50S ribosomal protein L17: MRHQKAGRKLGRSASHRLALYRNLVRELLARDRIETTDEKAKEIRRYADRMVTLGKSGTLAARRRAIAFLRDPKVVGRLFSEVAPRFADRPGGYTRVVKLGTRVGDAAKLSMIELTGTSETVESDKKRKRSRRTKKAPAEAEAE; this comes from the coding sequence ATGCGACACCAGAAGGCAGGAAGAAAACTCGGTCGGTCAGCGTCCCATCGTTTGGCGCTGTACCGGAACCTCGTTCGTGAGCTGTTGGCTCGCGATCGGATCGAAACGACCGATGAGAAGGCCAAAGAGATCCGTCGTTACGCGGATCGGATGGTCACGCTGGGCAAGTCGGGGACCCTTGCGGCCCGTCGGCGAGCCATTGCCTTCCTGCGCGATCCCAAGGTCGTTGGGCGCCTCTTCTCGGAAGTCGCCCCGCGATTCGCGGACCGTCCGGGCGGTTACACGCGCGTGGTGAAGCTCGGCACCCGGGTTGGTGATGCGGCGAAGCTGTCGATGATCGAGCTCACGGGCACCTCTGAGACCGTCGAATCCGACAAGAAGCGCAAGCGCAGCCGCCGTACGAAGAAGGCGCCCGCCGAAGCCGAAGCCGAATAG
- the rpsM gene encoding 30S ribosomal protein S13, with the protein MARISGVDLPRNKRIEIGLTYIFGIGRTLATKICTEAEVDRGTKTDTLSDDEIQRIRRVIDQDYKVEGDLRREITLNIKRYVDLGCYRGLRHRRNLPARGQRTHTNARTRKGPRRAIAGKKQAPK; encoded by the coding sequence ATGGCACGTATTTCAGGCGTCGACCTTCCGAGAAACAAACGCATCGAGATCGGTCTCACGTACATCTTCGGTATTGGGCGCACTCTCGCGACCAAGATTTGCACCGAGGCTGAGGTGGATCGGGGAACCAAGACCGATACGCTCAGCGACGACGAGATCCAGCGGATCCGTCGCGTGATCGACCAAGACTACAAGGTCGAAGGCGACCTGCGGCGCGAGATCACTTTGAACATCAAGCGCTACGTCGATCTCGGTTGTTATCGGGGGCTCCGGCATCGCCGGAACCTGCCTGCCCGCGGGCAGCGTACCCACACGAACGCGCGTACCCGCAAGGGCCCGCGGCGCGCCATCGCCGGCAAGAAGCAGGCACCGAAGTAA
- the trpD gene encoding anthranilate phosphoribosyltransferase, protein MSDALRTALAHLVDHEEVDADATAAAVDVIMRGAASPALVGAFLGAMGARGVTVGQVVGAARTMRAHADAVSTGRSPLVDNCGTGGDGGSTFSISTGAALVCAGAGAAMAKHGNRAASGKFGGADALEALGVNIEVSADVMGRCLDEVGMAFLFARRLHPAMRYVAPVRSELGIRTIFNLLGPLTNPAGVRRQVIGVAAPEALRLIAGALAELGCDHALVIHGRDGLDEVSLEAPVDVIEVRDGAVAEFVIDAEAFGLDAAPRGAARVDTLDDSVRVLREILDGQAGPRADIVLANAGLTLYVEGRAPTFAEGTRIAREAVESGAARDLLRRLVAFTSAPQGGSGNATD, encoded by the coding sequence GTGAGCGACGCGCTCCGGACGGCGTTGGCGCATCTCGTCGACCATGAAGAGGTCGATGCCGACGCGACCGCAGCGGCCGTGGACGTGATCATGCGAGGCGCGGCCTCGCCCGCGCTGGTCGGAGCGTTCCTCGGCGCGATGGGTGCCCGAGGAGTGACCGTCGGACAGGTGGTCGGTGCCGCCCGGACGATGCGCGCTCACGCGGACGCGGTGTCCACGGGTCGTTCCCCTCTGGTCGACAATTGCGGCACCGGGGGCGACGGCGGCAGCACGTTCAGCATCTCGACGGGTGCGGCGCTCGTCTGCGCGGGAGCCGGGGCGGCGATGGCCAAGCACGGGAACCGAGCGGCCTCGGGAAAGTTCGGTGGGGCCGACGCGCTCGAGGCGTTGGGTGTGAACATCGAAGTATCGGCGGACGTGATGGGTCGCTGTCTCGACGAAGTTGGGATGGCGTTCCTATTCGCGCGGCGCCTCCATCCGGCGATGCGCTACGTCGCGCCCGTGCGCTCCGAATTGGGCATTCGCACGATCTTCAATCTCCTTGGGCCGCTCACGAATCCGGCGGGGGTACGTCGCCAGGTGATCGGCGTCGCGGCGCCGGAGGCTCTCCGCCTGATCGCAGGTGCTCTGGCCGAACTGGGTTGTGACCACGCGCTGGTGATTCACGGTCGCGACGGCCTGGATGAGGTGTCCCTCGAGGCGCCCGTCGATGTCATCGAAGTGCGAGACGGTGCGGTTGCCGAGTTCGTTATCGACGCCGAGGCCTTTGGGCTCGACGCGGCGCCGCGCGGAGCCGCTCGCGTCGACACTCTCGACGATTCCGTCCGCGTGTTGCGAGAGATTCTCGACGGTCAGGCGGGGCCGCGGGCCGACATCGTTCTTGCGAACGCCGGCCTCACCCTCTACGTCGAGGGCCGCGCTCCGACCTTTGCCGAGGGCACCCGGATCGCGCGAGAGGCGGTGGAGTCCGGTGCGGCGCGAGATCTGTTGCGACGGCTGGTCGCGTTCACGAGCGCACCGCAGGGTGGCTCGGGGAATGCTACGGATTGA
- a CDS encoding aminodeoxychorismate/anthranilate synthase component II, which produces MILMIDNYDSFTYNLVQYLRELGAEVEVHRNDAITLEEIDKKVPAGIVLSPGPCTPAKAGVSVSVVKEFAPRIPMLGVCLGHQSIGAALGGDIIRASRIMHGKVSNIHHEGVGVFQGLSAPFEATRYHSLVIDRETLPEELEVTAWTEGEGDEEIMGIRHREWPLEGVQFHPESILTLEGKALLQNFLDRVPGAST; this is translated from the coding sequence ATGATCCTCATGATCGATAACTACGACTCGTTCACCTACAACCTCGTTCAGTATCTGCGGGAGCTGGGTGCAGAGGTCGAGGTCCATCGCAATGACGCGATCACCCTCGAAGAGATCGACAAGAAGGTGCCGGCGGGGATCGTGCTCTCCCCGGGGCCGTGCACGCCGGCGAAGGCGGGCGTGTCTGTGTCGGTGGTGAAGGAGTTCGCTCCGCGGATTCCCATGCTCGGGGTTTGTCTGGGGCACCAGTCGATTGGAGCGGCTCTGGGCGGCGACATCATCCGGGCGTCGCGCATCATGCACGGCAAGGTCTCGAACATTCACCACGAGGGAGTCGGCGTGTTTCAGGGTTTGTCCGCACCCTTTGAGGCGACGCGGTACCACTCGCTGGTCATCGATCGTGAGACGTTGCCCGAGGAGCTCGAGGTCACGGCTTGGACCGAGGGCGAGGGCGACGAAGAAATCATGGGTATCCGGCACCGCGAGTGGCCGCTCGAGGGGGTGCAATTTCATCCCGAATCGATCCTGACGCTCGAGGGAAAGGCACTGCTCCAGAATTTTCTGGACCGGGTGCCGGGAGCGAGCACGTGA
- the argS gene encoding arginine--tRNA ligase: MKDRIEEVLERSLAAARDAGVLSSDSAAAGTLEVPKDRSHGDLATNVALTMAKAERKAPRAIAEALIAHLDDPDGLVESTEIAGPGFLNFRLSPRFWQSELAGLAEKADLGVATFGAGKRVQVEFVSANPTGPLTVGHGRNAVLGDTVARLLSGTGHDVEREYYFNNAGRQMKVLGTSVEARYLEEIGRPAEFPDDGYQGDYIREIAHGLVEEQGEGLADHEGTAFRDAAEQAIFKEIRRTQDRLGVVFDNYFNEDTLYSSKSIEKVLEALEAKGLVDRREGAVWLRGEKVGLEKDRVLVKSSGEPAYRLPDIAYHQNKLERGFDQVVVVLGADHIEESREVTSALAALGYDAARVRPVIYQFVTLTRDGEQVKMSTRRAEFVTLDDLLDEVGIDAVRFFFLSRKSDSHLEFDLELAQKRSTDNPVYYVQYAHARVANLFAKAKEEGVDAPSGTPATGDLAALTDPDDFELIGQAAAYAEVVGQAARELEPHRVVFYLQDLAATLHRYYNRHRILGDEAPDRVRARLALLGVVQKVLAAGLSLLGVSAPERM, from the coding sequence ATGAAGGATCGCATCGAGGAAGTTCTCGAGCGGAGTCTGGCTGCGGCGCGTGACGCCGGGGTGCTGTCCTCGGATAGCGCCGCTGCGGGGACGCTGGAGGTTCCGAAGGATCGCTCCCATGGAGATCTGGCGACCAACGTCGCCCTCACCATGGCGAAGGCGGAGCGCAAGGCGCCGCGTGCGATTGCGGAGGCGCTCATCGCGCATCTGGACGACCCCGATGGCTTAGTCGAATCGACCGAGATCGCCGGGCCGGGCTTCTTGAACTTTCGGCTGAGCCCCCGCTTCTGGCAAAGCGAACTCGCCGGACTTGCCGAAAAGGCGGATCTGGGCGTAGCGACCTTCGGCGCCGGCAAGCGGGTACAGGTGGAGTTCGTTTCCGCGAACCCGACCGGCCCACTCACCGTGGGGCACGGACGCAACGCCGTTCTAGGAGACACGGTCGCCCGGCTTCTCTCGGGAACCGGGCACGACGTCGAGCGCGAGTACTACTTCAACAACGCGGGTCGGCAGATGAAGGTGCTCGGTACCTCGGTTGAGGCCCGCTACCTGGAAGAGATCGGACGCCCCGCAGAGTTCCCCGACGATGGCTACCAGGGCGACTACATTCGCGAGATCGCGCACGGCCTGGTGGAGGAACAAGGCGAAGGCCTGGCGGACCACGAAGGAACAGCGTTCCGCGACGCGGCGGAGCAGGCCATCTTCAAGGAGATCCGCCGGACGCAGGACCGCCTCGGTGTGGTCTTCGACAACTACTTCAACGAGGACACGCTCTACTCGTCGAAGTCCATCGAGAAGGTACTCGAGGCGCTCGAGGCAAAGGGCCTGGTCGATCGTCGCGAGGGCGCGGTTTGGTTGCGCGGCGAGAAGGTTGGTCTCGAGAAAGACCGCGTTCTCGTAAAGAGCAGCGGCGAGCCGGCATATCGTCTCCCGGATATCGCGTATCACCAGAACAAGCTCGAGCGCGGCTTCGATCAAGTCGTGGTGGTGCTGGGTGCCGACCACATCGAGGAGAGCCGCGAGGTCACGTCCGCTCTGGCAGCTCTGGGGTACGATGCCGCGCGCGTCCGCCCGGTGATTTACCAGTTCGTCACGCTCACCCGCGATGGGGAGCAGGTGAAGATGTCGACTCGCCGGGCCGAGTTCGTCACCCTCGACGACCTTCTCGACGAGGTGGGGATTGACGCCGTTCGCTTCTTCTTCCTGTCGCGGAAATCGGACAGTCACCTCGAGTTCGATCTCGAACTGGCGCAGAAGCGCTCGACCGACAATCCGGTCTATTACGTCCAGTACGCGCACGCGCGCGTCGCGAACCTCTTTGCCAAAGCGAAGGAGGAGGGGGTCGACGCGCCCTCGGGGACTCCGGCCACAGGCGACCTCGCGGCCCTGACGGATCCGGATGACTTCGAACTGATCGGGCAGGCGGCTGCGTACGCTGAGGTCGTCGGTCAGGCGGCGCGCGAGCTCGAGCCCCATCGCGTCGTTTTCTACCTGCAGGACCTCGCAGCGACATTGCACCGTTATTACAACCGACACCGCATCCTGGGCGACGAGGCCCCGGATCGCGTTCGCGCACGCTTGGCGCTGTTGGGTGTCGTCCAGAAGGTGCTCGCGGCGGGGCTGTCCCTATTGGGCGTGAGCGCGCCGGAGCGGATGTAG
- the trpC gene encoding indole-3-glycerol phosphate synthase TrpC, whose amino-acid sequence MADRRPDAPDILAKIAAHERRRLADARVRVPVAELQAAPGYSTERRGFAKALAAKRPAVISECKRRSPSKGVLRDPYDPAPIARAYVAAGAAAISVLTNEEFFGGTLDDLRAVREAVEIPVLRKDFTIDPYQLHEARAAGADAVLLIAAILPPDVLLALYTAGRELGLDVLVEVHDEQELEGALRCDAAVLGVNNRDLRTFETDLATTERLVDRVPAGRLLVAESGIRDGADLARLQGSGVQAFLVGEAFMTAEDPGAALGEMLRGATT is encoded by the coding sequence ATGGCCGACCGTCGTCCAGACGCGCCCGATATTCTCGCCAAGATCGCCGCGCACGAGCGGAGACGTTTGGCGGACGCTCGTGTTCGGGTCCCGGTGGCGGAGTTGCAGGCGGCGCCGGGCTACTCGACCGAGCGCCGGGGGTTCGCGAAGGCCCTCGCGGCCAAGCGTCCCGCGGTCATCTCCGAGTGCAAGCGGCGCTCCCCGTCCAAGGGCGTGTTGCGGGATCCGTATGATCCGGCCCCGATTGCCCGGGCCTACGTGGCCGCAGGTGCGGCAGCGATCTCGGTCCTGACGAACGAAGAGTTCTTCGGCGGCACGCTGGATGATCTGCGCGCGGTCCGCGAGGCCGTGGAGATCCCGGTTTTGCGCAAGGACTTCACGATCGACCCCTACCAGCTTCACGAAGCGCGTGCGGCGGGTGCGGACGCGGTGCTTCTCATCGCAGCGATCCTACCCCCCGACGTGCTTCTTGCGCTCTACACCGCCGGCCGCGAGTTGGGGCTTGATGTCCTGGTCGAGGTGCACGACGAGCAGGAACTCGAAGGGGCGTTGCGCTGTGACGCCGCCGTTCTGGGCGTGAACAACCGCGATCTGCGTACCTTTGAGACCGATCTTGCTACGACCGAGCGGCTCGTAGACCGCGTCCCCGCGGGCCGGTTACTGGTGGCGGAGAGCGGCATCCGCGACGGAGCCGACCTCGCGCGACTCCAGGGCTCGGGTGTCCAGGCATTCCTCGTCGGTGAGGCGTTCATGACCGCGGAAGACCCAGGCGCCGCCTTGGGCGAGATGCTTCGCGGTGCGACCACGTGA
- a CDS encoding DNA-directed RNA polymerase subunit alpha gives MNGFQLNWRDLTKPQRLEIEEKSLTPTYAKLECEPLERGFGTTIGNSLRRILLSSLRGAAITAVRFENTLHEFSTISGVTEDVTDIVLNLKEVRLRLHEGSEEGRATIEVKGEKAITAADIQGGPELEVLNPEHHIATVGKDADFRLELTVRMGRGYVSADRNKDETAPVGTVAVDSIFSPIRKVNFNVTNARVGQRTDFDRLVMEIWTDGSIRPEDALAYAARIIQDQVSVFINFEEPAEAKPAVEDQQAVELNENLFRSVDELELSVRSANCLQNADLRYIGELVQKTEAEMLKTKNFGRKSLNEIKELLAEMGLSLGMRLENFPPREELERRRLLREKQTA, from the coding sequence GTGAACGGTTTTCAATTGAATTGGCGAGATCTCACCAAGCCGCAGCGGCTTGAGATCGAAGAGAAGTCCCTTACGCCCACCTATGCGAAGTTGGAGTGCGAGCCGCTTGAGCGCGGTTTCGGCACGACCATCGGCAACTCGCTCCGGCGGATCCTCCTCTCCTCATTGCGAGGTGCGGCGATCACGGCGGTGCGTTTCGAGAACACTCTCCATGAGTTCTCGACCATCAGCGGCGTCACCGAAGATGTCACAGACATCGTCCTGAACTTGAAGGAGGTTCGCCTCCGTCTCCATGAGGGGTCGGAAGAAGGCCGCGCCACCATCGAAGTGAAGGGTGAAAAGGCGATCACGGCTGCCGACATTCAGGGCGGTCCGGAGCTCGAGGTCCTCAACCCGGAGCATCACATTGCGACGGTTGGCAAGGACGCCGATTTCCGCCTCGAACTCACGGTCCGGATGGGTCGCGGGTACGTGTCGGCTGATCGGAACAAGGACGAGACGGCGCCCGTCGGTACGGTTGCGGTGGACTCGATCTTCTCGCCGATCCGCAAGGTGAACTTCAACGTCACCAACGCCCGTGTCGGTCAGCGCACCGACTTCGATCGTCTCGTGATGGAGATCTGGACCGACGGCAGCATTCGTCCGGAAGATGCGCTCGCTTACGCGGCCCGCATTATTCAGGACCAGGTCAGCGTGTTCATCAACTTCGAAGAGCCGGCCGAAGCGAAGCCGGCGGTCGAGGATCAGCAGGCCGTCGAGCTCAACGAGAACCTGTTCCGCAGTGTCGACGAGCTCGAGCTCTCGGTTCGCTCAGCCAACTGCCTCCAGAACGCTGACCTTCGTTACATCGGTGAGCTGGTCCAGAAGACCGAAGCCGAGATGCTCAAGACGAAGAACTTCGGACGCAAATCCCTGAACGAGATCAAGGAGCTTCTTGCCGAGATGGGTCTTTCCCTCGGGATGCGGCTGGAGAACTTCCCCCCGCGCGAAGAGCTCGAGCGGCGTCGGCTCCTTCGAGAGAAGCAAACCGCCTGA
- the rpsD gene encoding 30S ribosomal protein S4: MARNTASVCRMCRREGMKLFLKGERCFTDKCAIERRNYPPGQHGQGRHKFSEYSIQLREKQKVKRIYGVLERQFRRYFEMAERGRGVTGESLLVLLERRLDNAVYRMGFSNSRSEARQLVRHGHFSVNGRKVTIPSFLVKQGDKVEVREKSRKVVRIVESLELSQRRGVPDWLEMDREAFAGKVKAFPERADLTMPINETLIVELYSK; the protein is encoded by the coding sequence GTGGCCAGAAACACCGCATCGGTCTGCCGGATGTGCCGGCGCGAGGGGATGAAGCTCTTCCTGAAAGGGGAGCGCTGCTTCACCGACAAGTGCGCCATTGAGCGTCGAAATTACCCCCCGGGCCAGCACGGCCAGGGGCGTCACAAGTTTTCCGAATATAGTATCCAGCTGCGTGAAAAGCAGAAGGTCAAGCGCATCTACGGTGTGCTCGAGCGACAGTTCCGTCGTTACTTCGAGATGGCCGAACGTGGTCGCGGTGTGACCGGCGAGTCCTTGCTGGTCCTGCTCGAGCGGCGTCTCGACAACGCCGTATACCGCATGGGCTTTTCGAACTCGCGTTCGGAAGCACGTCAGCTGGTTCGTCACGGACACTTCTCCGTGAACGGACGCAAGGTGACGATTCCCTCGTTTCTCGTGAAGCAGGGAGACAAGGTCGAAGTGCGCGAGAAGAGCCGCAAGGTCGTGCGAATCGTGGAGTCCCTGGAGCTGTCGCAGCGTCGGGGAGTTCCGGATTGGTTAGAAATGGACCGTGAGGCGTTCGCCGGCAAAGTGAAGGCGTTCCCGGAGCGGGCCGACCTGACCATGCCGATCAACGAAACGCTGATCGTCGAGTTGTACTCGAAGTAG
- the trpE gene encoding anthranilate synthase component I: MHILPTTAQFGRLAEDATHVPVWGELLADRDTPVTAFRKVHRGTHGCLLESAEGGERWGRFSYIATDPAAVIEARGRHVHIEWRDGRVVDHEDVDPLSFLRDLLGQYRVATVPGLPRLTGGLVGYLSYDAVRWIERLPNPPPDDLGLPDMVFLLVDTVVVFDNREQKVLLVSHAEVSDPKRRDAGYRAAVARVEELATRLDATTPDLPARFQLAEPRKSESTLTPEGYKKLVEDAKEYIRAGDIIQVVLSQRFSHETTATPFDVYRCLRAINPSPYLTHLELGDTAIVSASPEVLVRLEDDRMMVRPIAGTRPRAASPEEDDRLAESLLADPKERAEHVMLLDLGRNDVGRVALPGTVKVTESFVIERYSHVMHIVSNVEGRVAAGFDAFDAFRAAFPAGTLSGAPKVRAMEIIDEFEPCRRGIYGGAIGYFGFSGSMDMAITIRTALMKDGKVHVQAGAGIVADSDPQSEHEECERKAQAVLTAAAMAEKFAEFEDEESSE; this comes from the coding sequence GTGCACATTCTTCCGACGACGGCGCAATTCGGTCGGCTGGCCGAAGACGCCACGCATGTTCCCGTTTGGGGTGAGCTCCTCGCGGATCGCGACACGCCGGTCACCGCCTTTCGGAAGGTGCACCGGGGCACCCACGGCTGCCTCCTCGAGAGCGCCGAAGGGGGCGAGCGGTGGGGCCGCTTCAGCTACATCGCCACCGATCCGGCGGCGGTGATCGAGGCGCGCGGACGCCACGTCCATATTGAATGGCGCGATGGTCGTGTGGTGGATCACGAGGACGTCGATCCGCTGTCCTTCCTGCGAGACTTGCTGGGGCAGTATCGTGTCGCCACGGTGCCGGGGCTGCCTAGGCTGACCGGGGGACTGGTCGGTTATCTGTCCTACGACGCCGTTCGTTGGATCGAGCGTCTGCCGAACCCGCCGCCGGATGACCTCGGTCTGCCGGATATGGTGTTCCTGCTGGTCGACACGGTCGTGGTGTTCGACAATCGCGAGCAGAAGGTTCTCCTGGTTTCGCATGCGGAGGTGAGCGACCCGAAGCGGCGCGATGCGGGATATCGGGCGGCGGTCGCGCGCGTCGAGGAGTTGGCGACGCGGCTGGATGCGACGACGCCGGATCTCCCGGCTCGCTTCCAGCTCGCGGAACCCCGTAAGTCGGAATCGACGCTCACGCCGGAGGGCTACAAGAAGCTCGTCGAGGACGCGAAGGAGTACATCCGAGCGGGTGACATCATTCAGGTGGTGCTCTCCCAGCGGTTCTCGCATGAGACGACCGCGACACCGTTCGACGTCTACCGTTGTTTGCGAGCCATCAATCCGTCGCCCTATCTGACGCACCTCGAGCTCGGTGACACGGCCATCGTGAGCGCGTCTCCCGAGGTTCTGGTGCGACTCGAGGACGACCGGATGATGGTTCGGCCCATCGCCGGTACGCGGCCTCGCGCGGCCTCGCCCGAGGAGGACGATCGACTCGCAGAGTCGCTGCTCGCTGATCCGAAGGAGCGTGCCGAGCACGTCATGTTGCTCGACCTCGGTCGAAACGACGTCGGGCGCGTGGCGTTGCCGGGTACCGTGAAGGTGACCGAGAGTTTCGTGATCGAGCGCTACTCGCACGTGATGCACATCGTTTCGAATGTCGAGGGTCGCGTCGCCGCCGGCTTCGATGCGTTCGACGCATTTCGGGCTGCCTTCCCGGCCGGCACGCTCTCGGGCGCGCCGAAGGTCCGGGCGATGGAGATCATCGACGAGTTCGAGCCATGTCGACGTGGAATCTACGGCGGCGCGATCGGCTACTTCGGGTTCTCCGGCTCGATGGACATGGCGATCACGATCCGGACGGCCTTGATGAAGGATGGGAAAGTCCACGTCCAGGCGGGAGCAGGAATCGTTGCCGACTCCGATCCCCAAAGCGAGCACGAGGAGTGCGAGCGGAAGGCGCAGGCGGTTCTCACGGCAGCGGCGATGGCCGAGAAGTTTGCCGAGTTCGAGGACGAGGAGTCGAGCGAATGA
- the rpmJ gene encoding 50S ribosomal protein L36, with protein MKVRPSVKRMCTKCKVIRRNGVVRVICDNPRHKQRQG; from the coding sequence GTGAAAGTTCGGCCGTCCGTGAAGAGAATGTGTACCAAGTGCAAAGTCATTCGCCGCAATGGTGTTGTGCGCGTGATCTGTGACAATCCGCGCCACAAGCAGCGGCAAGGCTGA
- a CDS encoding SPOR domain-containing protein: MAGGSRRFEFGWLEVFGLILVFAGGSVVVFFLGVFVGKGLQESRLAREERVVRLPIDPVAASAPTASRRAVPPPRRGEAVPRPKPVPTSVFQLAVRPAPSPTVIAFRPSPVVPTAAPRPTEPPVVVRPTPSPAPVQVAVIPTASPRAKARPALMGSSRGKWSVQVNATKDAYTARKIVQDLRRRGYNAYAVEVQLRGELWYRVRVGRFPTMQDATSMVVRLKNTERYTRAFLVEE; the protein is encoded by the coding sequence ATGGCCGGGGGCTCGCGTCGTTTCGAATTCGGATGGTTGGAAGTCTTCGGGCTGATCCTCGTTTTTGCGGGCGGCTCCGTCGTCGTCTTCTTCCTCGGCGTGTTCGTCGGGAAGGGGCTGCAGGAAAGCCGCCTCGCGCGTGAGGAGCGTGTGGTGCGACTCCCGATCGATCCGGTCGCCGCAAGCGCGCCGACCGCTTCTCGTCGCGCCGTCCCGCCGCCGCGGCGAGGCGAGGCTGTTCCCCGGCCGAAGCCGGTGCCGACGTCCGTGTTTCAGTTGGCGGTGCGCCCGGCTCCGTCGCCGACGGTGATTGCATTCCGTCCCTCTCCGGTTGTTCCCACGGCCGCGCCGAGGCCGACGGAGCCTCCGGTCGTCGTTCGGCCGACCCCTTCGCCGGCGCCGGTGCAGGTCGCGGTCATTCCGACGGCGAGTCCGCGCGCGAAGGCACGCCCGGCCTTGATGGGGAGTTCGCGCGGGAAATGGAGCGTTCAGGTGAACGCGACGAAGGACGCGTACACGGCTCGGAAGATCGTCCAGGATCTGAGGCGGCGCGGCTACAATGCCTACGCCGTCGAGGTACAACTGCGCGGAGAGCTTTGGTACCGGGTGCGGGTCGGTAGGTTCCCGACCATGCAGGACGCGACCTCCATGGTCGTGCGTCTGAAGAACACGGAGCGTTATACCCGCGCGTTCCTGGTCGAAGAGTGA